One genomic window of Cupriavidus malaysiensis includes the following:
- a CDS encoding LysR family transcriptional regulator — protein MEHRPLRLTLRQLSVFVAVAQHGSTVAASEALALSQSAVSAALAELERALGGPLFDRVARRLSINETGRLFFPRALSLLDQAYELERFPLQSGVQLRLAASNTIGSYILPALLRGFRDSQPGPCALDMRIGNTREVLQALLQFEADLGLIEGTCHERDLRSTHWCDDEMVVVVGTTHPLAQRPVSRQALREADWIVREPGSGTREVIEQRLVPVLGELRFALELGNAEAIKRTVMSGFGISCLSLHVVAEELERGQLVALRAGMPPLVRPLQLVVHEHKYPTQGLLAFTEYLHRGASAGA, from the coding sequence ATGGAACACCGCCCCCTGCGCCTGACCCTGCGCCAGCTTTCCGTGTTCGTCGCCGTTGCCCAGCATGGCAGCACGGTGGCCGCCAGCGAAGCGCTGGCGCTCTCGCAATCCGCCGTCAGCGCCGCGCTGGCCGAGCTGGAGCGGGCGCTCGGCGGCCCCCTGTTCGATCGCGTCGCACGCCGCCTCAGCATCAACGAGACCGGACGGCTATTCTTCCCGCGCGCGTTGTCGCTGCTGGACCAGGCGTACGAGCTCGAGCGCTTTCCCCTGCAGTCGGGCGTGCAGTTGCGCCTGGCCGCCAGCAACACCATCGGCAGCTATATCCTGCCGGCCCTGCTGCGCGGCTTCCGCGACAGCCAGCCGGGACCGTGCGCGCTCGATATGCGCATCGGCAATACGCGCGAGGTCCTGCAGGCGCTGCTGCAGTTCGAAGCCGACCTCGGCCTGATCGAAGGCACCTGCCACGAGCGCGACCTGCGCAGCACACACTGGTGCGACGATGAGATGGTGGTGGTGGTCGGCACCACGCACCCGCTGGCGCAGCGGCCGGTCAGCCGCCAGGCCCTGCGCGAGGCCGACTGGATCGTGCGCGAGCCCGGCTCGGGTACGCGCGAGGTGATCGAGCAGCGCCTGGTGCCGGTGCTCGGCGAACTGCGCTTCGCGCTGGAACTGGGCAACGCTGAAGCCATCAAGCGCACAGTGATGAGCGGCTTCGGCATCAGCTGCCTGTCGCTGCACGTGGTGGCGGAGGAACTGGAGCGCGGCCAGCTGGTGGCTTTGCGCGCCGGCATGCCGCCCCTGGTCCGGCCGTTGCAACTGGTGGTGCACGAGCACAAGTATCCGACCCAGGGCCTGCTGGCCTTCACCGAGTACCTGCACCGCGGCGCCAGCGCAGGCGCCTGA
- a CDS encoding cation:proton antiporter: MHHASPLISTIVGGIVLAFLLGALAARLRLPPLIGYLCAGIVVGPHTPGYTADQTLAPELAELGVILLMFGVGLHFSIKDLLAVRAIAIPGAVAQIGIATLLGMGVSWALGWSWGQGLVFGLALSVASTVVLLKALQDRDLIDSPQGRIAVGWLVVEDLAMVLTLVLLPALAGLLAPGAQADGAASPGAGDILVAVLVTLGKVAAFVAVMLLIGRRFIPWMLERIVWSGSRELFRLGVLATALGVAFGAFYLFGVSFALGAFFAGMVLAESEFSHRAAEESLPLRDAFAVLFFVSVGMLFDPAVLVADPWGVLATLFIILVVKSLAALGIVRVFGYDTRTGLTIAASLAQIGEFSFILASLGVYLKILPERAQALIVAGALLSIMLNPLLFHLLDRYTARQARTFAEADLS, from the coding sequence ATGCATCACGCCTCCCCGCTCATCAGTACCATCGTCGGCGGCATCGTGCTGGCTTTCCTGCTCGGTGCGCTGGCGGCGCGGCTGCGCCTGCCGCCGCTGATCGGCTACCTGTGCGCGGGCATCGTGGTGGGGCCGCACACGCCCGGATATACGGCCGACCAGACGCTGGCGCCGGAGCTGGCGGAGCTGGGTGTGATCCTGCTGATGTTCGGGGTCGGCCTGCATTTCTCGATCAAGGACCTGCTGGCCGTGCGGGCTATCGCGATTCCCGGCGCGGTGGCGCAGATCGGCATTGCCACGCTGCTTGGCATGGGTGTGTCCTGGGCCCTGGGCTGGAGCTGGGGGCAAGGGCTGGTGTTCGGCCTGGCCCTGTCGGTGGCCAGTACCGTGGTGCTGCTCAAGGCTTTGCAGGATCGTGACCTGATCGACTCGCCGCAAGGCCGGATCGCCGTGGGCTGGCTGGTCGTCGAGGATCTGGCGATGGTCTTGACGCTGGTGCTACTGCCCGCGCTGGCAGGCCTGCTGGCCCCGGGCGCGCAGGCGGACGGGGCGGCCTCGCCCGGCGCCGGCGATATCTTGGTGGCAGTGCTGGTGACGCTGGGCAAGGTGGCCGCCTTCGTCGCCGTGATGCTTCTGATCGGGCGGCGCTTCATCCCCTGGATGCTGGAACGCATCGTCTGGAGCGGCAGCCGTGAACTGTTCCGCCTCGGCGTCCTGGCCACGGCGCTGGGCGTGGCCTTCGGTGCCTTCTACCTGTTCGGCGTCTCGTTCGCGCTGGGGGCCTTCTTCGCCGGTATGGTGCTGGCGGAGTCCGAGTTCAGCCATCGGGCGGCCGAGGAGTCGCTGCCGCTGCGGGATGCCTTCGCGGTGCTGTTCTTCGTCTCGGTCGGCATGCTGTTCGATCCTGCCGTGCTGGTCGCCGACCCTTGGGGCGTGCTGGCCACGCTGTTCATCATCCTGGTGGTCAAGTCCCTGGCAGCACTGGGCATCGTGCGTGTCTTCGGCTACGACACCCGCACCGGCCTGACCATTGCCGCCAGCCTCGCGCAGATCGGCGAGTTCTCCTTCATCCTCGCCAGCCTGGGCGTGTACCTGAAGATCCTGCCGGAGCGCGCGCAGGCACTGATCGTGGCCGGCGCGCTGCTGTCGATCATGCTCAATCCGCTGCTCTTCCACCTGCTCGACCGCTATACGGCCCGGCAGGCGCGCACCTTCGCGGAAGCCGACCTGTCCTGA
- the pgsA gene encoding CDP-diacylglycerol--glycerol-3-phosphate 3-phosphatidyltransferase, which produces MPLNIPILLTWLRVAMIPLVVGVFYLPEAWVPMHAKNLTAAVFFIIAAVTDWLDGFLARRWNQTSSFGAFLDPVADKLMVTAALLSLLALGRVTDLIALVIIGREITISALREWMAQIGASKSVAVNFLGKLKTTFQMIAIPLLLFNGPLSGGIDASVLGTWMIYLAAVLTLWSMVYYMKLAWPQIRERSALVGEAHTQK; this is translated from the coding sequence ATGCCCCTGAACATCCCGATTCTGCTGACCTGGCTCCGCGTTGCCATGATCCCGCTCGTGGTGGGGGTCTTCTACCTGCCGGAGGCATGGGTGCCGATGCATGCCAAGAACCTGACGGCGGCAGTCTTCTTCATCATCGCCGCCGTCACCGACTGGCTCGACGGCTTCCTGGCGCGGCGCTGGAACCAGACTTCGTCCTTCGGCGCCTTCCTCGATCCGGTCGCCGACAAGCTGATGGTGACGGCGGCGCTGCTGTCGTTGCTGGCGCTGGGGCGGGTCACCGACCTGATCGCGCTGGTCATCATCGGTCGCGAGATCACGATCTCGGCCTTGCGCGAGTGGATGGCGCAGATCGGTGCCTCCAAGAGCGTGGCGGTCAACTTCCTGGGCAAGCTGAAGACGACCTTCCAGATGATCGCGATCCCGCTGCTGCTGTTCAACGGCCCGTTGTCCGGTGGCATCGACGCCAGCGTGCTCGGCACCTGGATGATCTACCTGGCGGCGGTGCTGACACTGTGGTCGATGGTGTACTACATGAAGCTGGCGTGGCCGCAGATCCGCGAGCGCAGCGCACTGGTCGGGGAGGCCCACACGCAAAAGTGA